In the genome of Asterias amurensis chromosome 16, ASM3211899v1, one region contains:
- the LOC139948812 gene encoding cytochrome P450 20A1-like yields MLAIFAVTFVVALIAAVVYFYPDGSRKRKTSIPGMDPTDPKNGNLAEMGAEGTVHEFLMKLHKTYGSIASFWYGKTFTVSIASPELFKEHMGLFDRPCELFEIFLPLYGKSSVEFTNKAEGKKRRNMYDPSFAHTSLGSYYGTFNELARELVQKLLAIPKDEHVSLMQHCHIIVIKALTRTSFGNYFDSEEIVNTFRQAYNDCWYDMERSLTEGLHVKGSDREKKFNEALEVMYGIVRNVMKERKTNPTAGHQRFIDVLLENELPEDQILSDCISFMVGGFHTSGNLLLWILYFLASNQDCQEKLHQEIKEVLGDGEVDKSNVKDMKYLRQVINEGLRVSVLAPYTARFQDDDSKLGGHVIPGGTPVWHALGVALKDEDLWPEPEKFDPERFSVANFTPRHKMAFQVFGFAGKRVCPGKYFAYAKMGVFVALLCRDLKFNLVEGQNIEKFYGMVTSPKSEIWFTLEKRG; encoded by the exons ATGCTTGCCATTTTTGCAGTGACGTTTGTAGTAGCTTTGATAGCGGCAGTGGTTTACTTTTACCCCGAT GGTTCAAGAAAGAGAAAGACATCAATTCCTGGTATGGACCCGACAGATCCAAA GAATGGTAACTTGGCAGAAATGGGTGCTGAGGGTACCGTGCACGAGTTTCTTATGAAGCTGCATAAGACATATGGATCTATTGCATCCTTCTGGTATGGTAAAACGTTCACTGTCAGTATAGCATCACCAGAGCTCTTCAAGGAACACATGGGGTTATTTGATCGACCTT GTGAATTGTTTGAAATCTTTCTGCCTCTGTACGGAAAGAGTTCTGTCGAGTTTACTAATAAAGCCGAGGGAAAGAAAAGACGCAACATGTATGACCCCTCATTCGCACATACTAGCCTTGGAAGCTACTACGGAACGTTCAATGAG TTGGCTCGTGAGCTAGTGCAGAAACTCTTGGCTATTCCGAAGGACGAGCACGTCTCGCTGATGCAGCACTGCCACATCATTGTTATCAAGGCCCTGACCCGTACATCCTTCGGAAACTACTTCGATTCTGAGGAGATTGTTAACACATTTCGTCAAGCCTACAATGAT TGCTGGTATGATATGGAGAGGAGCCTCACTGAAGGTCTTCATGTGAAAGGAAGCGACCGGGAGAAGAAGTTTAATGAAG CTTTGGAGGTAATGTATGGTATTGTGCGCAACGTTATGAAGGAACGTAAAACAAACCCCACAGCCGGACACCAGCGTTTTATCGACGTTCTACTTGAGAATGAACTACCAGAAGATCAAATACTAAGCGACTGTATCAGCTTCATGGTGGGTGGCTTCCACACCTCTGGAAATT TGTTGCTTTGGATTTTGTACTTCTTGGCTTCAAACCAGGACTGCCAGGAGAAGTTGCATCAAGAGATCAAGGAGGTTCTTGGTGATGGGGAGGTGGACAAATCAAATGTGAAGGACATGAA ATACCTTCGTCAGGTGATCAATGAGGGACTACGTGTGTCTGTACTGGCCCCTTATACTGCTCGCTTTCAGGATGATGATAGTAAGCTAGGGGGTCATGTCATCCCAGGAGGG ACTCCTGTGTGGCACGCTCTTGGGGTAGCGCTGAAAGATGAAGATCTCTGGCCTGAGCCCGAAAA ATTTGATCCCGAGCGATTCAGCGTGGCCAACTTCACCCCACGCCACAAAATGGCTTTCCAAGTATTTGGCTTTGCGGGGAAACGTGTTTGTCCCGGGAAGTACTTCGCCTACGCCAAGATGGGCGTATTTGTCGCCCTCTTGTGCCGGGATTTGAAGTTCAATCTTGTGGAGGGGCAAAACATTGAGAAGTTCTACGGCATGGTGACCTCCCCTAAGAGCGAAATTTGGTTTACTCTCGAGAAAAGGGGCTAG